Proteins from a genomic interval of Aquabacterium sp. J223:
- a CDS encoding CBS domain-containing protein, with the protein MKVSDILRVKGNTLFTVEPDRPLADALTAMAERDIGSLVVMEYGHLVGMLTFREVIQAVVKNGGVVGKTLVRSVMDDAPLTCTPETEIDEVRRMMLGRHARYMPVMNGRTLMGVISFYDVAKAVVDSQDFENRMLKAYIRDWPVEEEQAAQEKETRPLL; encoded by the coding sequence ATGAAAGTCAGCGACATCCTGCGCGTCAAGGGCAACACCCTGTTCACCGTCGAGCCGGACCGGCCGCTGGCCGATGCGCTCACCGCCATGGCCGAGCGCGACATCGGTTCCCTGGTGGTGATGGAATACGGCCACCTGGTCGGCATGCTCACCTTCCGCGAGGTCATCCAGGCGGTGGTGAAGAACGGCGGCGTCGTCGGCAAGACGCTGGTGCGCTCGGTGATGGACGACGCACCCCTCACCTGCACCCCCGAGACCGAGATCGACGAGGTGCGCCGCATGATGCTGGGCCGGCACGCCCGCTACATGCCGGTGATGAACGGCCGCACGCTGATGGGCGTGATCTCGTTCTACGACGTGGCCAAGGCGGTGGTCGACAGCCAGGACTTCGAGAACCGCATGCTCAAGGCCTACATCCGCGACTGGCCGGTGGAAGAGGAGCAGGCGGCGCAGGAGAAGGAAACGCGCCCGCTGCTCTGA
- a CDS encoding PEP-CTERM sorting domain-containing protein — protein sequence MKLLSLSRLAAASALILGAVAAHAVPVALTSWTAESTPKLGDQPNAQWVVQPGGTSVKETTNGQPTFFYSDFNAGGKVITADVKAGSADDDFVGFVIGFDPGEATSASAQYLLIDWKKTDQFHNFAAPSTVAGSTAQRGLAISLVQGAPQADQFWGHGSGITELFSNTTPWAPASTYQFSFTVLANTVTVGLNGSTLYTAQGSFGEGRFGFYNFSQANALYGNVQVSPVPEPETYALMLGGLLGVGFMARRRAGHHRG from the coding sequence ATGAAACTGCTGTCCCTGAGCCGCCTGGCCGCCGCATCCGCCCTGATCCTCGGTGCCGTCGCCGCCCACGCGGTGCCGGTCGCCCTCACCAGCTGGACGGCCGAAAGCACGCCGAAGCTGGGTGACCAGCCGAACGCCCAATGGGTCGTGCAGCCTGGCGGCACCTCGGTCAAGGAAACGACCAACGGCCAGCCGACCTTCTTCTACAGCGACTTCAACGCGGGCGGCAAGGTCATCACCGCCGACGTCAAGGCGGGCTCCGCAGACGACGACTTCGTCGGCTTCGTCATCGGCTTCGACCCGGGCGAGGCCACGAGCGCCTCGGCCCAGTACCTGCTGATCGACTGGAAGAAGACCGACCAATTCCACAACTTCGCCGCCCCGTCGACCGTGGCCGGCAGCACGGCGCAGCGCGGCCTGGCCATCTCGCTGGTGCAGGGCGCGCCGCAGGCCGACCAGTTCTGGGGCCACGGCAGCGGCATCACCGAACTGTTCAGCAACACCACGCCGTGGGCGCCGGCGAGCACCTACCAGTTCAGCTTCACGGTGCTGGCGAACACGGTCACCGTGGGCCTGAACGGCAGCACGCTCTACACCGCGCAGGGCAGCTTCGGCGAGGGCCGGTTCGGCTTCTACAACTTCTCGCAGGCCAACGCGCTGTACGGCAACGTCCAGGTGTCGCCGGTGCCGGAGCCCGAGACCTACGCCCTGATGCTCGGCGGCCTGCTGGGCGTCGGCTTCATGGCACGCCGCCGCGCCGGCCACCACCGCGGCTGA
- a CDS encoding LacI family DNA-binding transcriptional regulator, producing the protein MPRPPRPRGSGRTTLQDVAAAAGVSPITVSRVLRGERRVDGELAERVRQAVQRLGYVPDPAARALASARSSQVPVLVPLLSNALFVDLLEAVHRVLFPAGYQPLIGVTHYDTGEEERLLASHLAHRPAGLLVTGFDRTERSRRLIADAGLPCVHLMELSDAPGVHCVGFSQADAGAAITEHLLARGRRRIGFVAAQLDPRTLQRAEGYRRCLRTAGLHDPGLELLSAERSSIALGGELLQRLLTLRPDVDAVFFCNDDLAQGGLLAAQRLRLDVPGRLAVAGFNDLAGSAQMLPPLTSVRTPRAEVGHAGAQMLLQLMRGETPAEHCVRLSYEVVVRESS; encoded by the coding sequence ATGCCCCGCCCACCCCGTCCCCGCGGCAGCGGCCGCACCACGCTGCAGGACGTGGCCGCGGCCGCGGGCGTCAGCCCCATCACGGTGTCGCGGGTGCTGCGCGGCGAGCGCCGGGTCGACGGCGAACTCGCCGAACGGGTGCGGCAGGCGGTGCAGCGGCTGGGCTACGTGCCGGACCCTGCCGCACGGGCGCTGGCCTCGGCCCGCAGCAGCCAGGTGCCGGTGCTGGTGCCGCTGCTGTCCAACGCGCTCTTCGTCGACCTGCTGGAGGCGGTGCACCGGGTGCTCTTCCCCGCCGGCTACCAGCCGCTGATCGGCGTCACCCACTACGACACCGGCGAAGAGGAACGGCTGCTGGCCAGCCACCTGGCGCACCGGCCGGCCGGGCTGCTGGTCACCGGCTTCGACCGCACCGAGCGCTCGCGCCGGCTGATCGCCGACGCCGGCCTGCCCTGCGTGCACCTGATGGAGCTGAGCGACGCGCCCGGCGTGCACTGCGTCGGCTTCTCGCAGGCGGACGCCGGGGCCGCCATCACCGAGCACCTGCTGGCGCGCGGCCGGCGCCGCATCGGCTTCGTCGCCGCGCAGCTCGACCCGCGCACGCTGCAGCGCGCCGAGGGCTACCGCCGCTGCCTGCGCACCGCCGGCCTGCACGACCCCGGGCTGGAGCTGCTCAGCGCGGAACGGTCGTCGATCGCGCTCGGCGGCGAGCTGCTGCAGCGGCTGCTCACCCTGCGGCCCGACGTGGACGCCGTCTTCTTCTGCAACGACGACCTGGCCCAGGGCGGGCTGCTGGCCGCGCAGCGGTTGCGCCTGGACGTGCCCGGCCGCCTGGCCGTGGCCGGCTTCAACGACCTGGCCGGCAGCGCGCAGATGCTGCCGCCGCTGACCAGCGTGCGCACGCCGCGCGCCGAGGTGGGCCACGCCGGGGCGCAGATGCTGCTGCAGCTCATGCGCGGCGAAACGCCGGCCGAGCACTGCGTGCGGCTGTCCTACGAGGTGGTGGTGCGCGAGAGCAGCTGA
- the aroC gene encoding chorismate synthase — protein sequence MSGSTLGLLFRVTNFGESHGPAIGCVIDGCPPGLALSEADIQADLDRRRPGTSRHVTQRNEPDAVEILSGVYEGQTTGTPICLLIRNTDQRSKDYGNLLDTFRPGHADYTYWRKYGLRDPRGGGRSSARLTAPTVAAGAVARKWLREHHGVAITGWMGALGEIEIPFEGTEHIGRNPFFAPNASIIDRLEAHMDALRKAGDSCGARIEVQASGLPPGWGEPLYDRLDADIAHAMMGLNAVKGVSIGDGFDVVAQRGSQHGDELTPEGFAANRAGGVLGGISTGQAIRVSLAIKPTSSIRTEKASIDRTGAPTQVQTFGRHDPCVGIRATPIAEALLALVLIDHALRHRAQCGDVVLPTPPIPGAIG from the coding sequence ATGTCCGGCAGCACCCTCGGCCTCCTGTTCCGCGTCACCAACTTCGGTGAGAGCCACGGCCCGGCCATCGGCTGCGTGATCGACGGCTGCCCGCCCGGCCTGGCGCTGAGCGAAGCCGACATCCAGGCCGACCTCGACCGCCGGCGCCCCGGCACCTCGCGCCACGTCACCCAGCGCAACGAGCCCGACGCGGTGGAGATCCTGTCCGGCGTCTACGAAGGCCAGACCACCGGCACGCCGATCTGCCTGCTGATCCGCAACACCGACCAGCGCAGCAAGGACTACGGCAACCTGCTCGATACCTTCCGCCCCGGCCATGCCGACTACACCTACTGGCGCAAGTACGGCCTGCGCGACCCGCGCGGCGGCGGCCGCTCGTCGGCGCGGCTGACCGCACCCACCGTCGCCGCCGGCGCGGTGGCGCGCAAGTGGCTGCGCGAGCACCACGGCGTGGCCATCACCGGTTGGATGGGCGCGCTCGGCGAGATCGAGATCCCGTTCGAGGGCACCGAGCACATCGGCCGGAACCCCTTCTTCGCGCCCAACGCCTCGATCATCGATCGGCTGGAAGCGCACATGGACGCCTTGCGCAAGGCCGGCGACTCCTGCGGCGCGCGCATCGAGGTGCAGGCCAGCGGCCTGCCGCCGGGCTGGGGCGAGCCGCTGTACGACCGCCTTGACGCCGACATCGCGCACGCGATGATGGGCCTCAACGCCGTCAAGGGCGTGTCCATCGGCGACGGCTTCGACGTCGTCGCGCAGCGCGGCAGCCAGCACGGCGACGAGCTGACGCCCGAGGGCTTCGCGGCCAACCGCGCCGGCGGGGTGCTGGGTGGCATCTCAACCGGCCAGGCCATCCGCGTGTCGCTGGCCATCAAGCCGACGAGTTCCATCCGCACGGAGAAGGCCAGCATCGACCGCACGGGTGCCCCGACGCAGGTGCAGACCTTCGGCCGCCACGACCCCTGCGTCGGCATCCGCGCCACGCCGATCGCCGAGGCGCTGCTGGCGCTGGTGCTGATCGACCATGCGCTGCGCCACCGCGCCCAGTGCGGCGACGTGGTGCTGCCCACGCCGCCCATCCCCGGCGCCATCGGCTGA